Genomic DNA from Alistipes indistinctus YIT 12060:
AAAAATGCAATAAAAAATTCATTTCAAGGTTTACTTATATTGAGGAACAGGCCGAAAAACAGGGATTGTCGCTGCGCGAACTTTCGCTTGCGGAGATGGAAAACTGGTGGTGTGAAGCCAAAAACAAGGCAAAAGAGAAAACGGAATAGTTATGGCAATCATTAAATCGGTCCGGGGATTCACCCCGGTAATTGGAGAGAATACCTTTCTGGCGGATAACGCCACGGTGATCGGCGATGCGACGATCGGGCGCGATTGCAGCATCTGGTTCAGCGCCGTGGTACGGGGCGACGTCAATAAAATTACTATCGGCGACCGGGTTAACATTCAGGACGGGGCGGTGATCCATACGCTTTACCAGCGTTCTGTGACCGAAATCGGCAACGATGTGTCGATCGGCCACAATGCGAATGTACATGGGGCGAAGATCGAGGACAAATGCCTGATTGGTATGGGAGCGACGGTACTCGACCATGCCGTGGTCGGTACAGGGTCGATCGTGGCGGCCAATTCGCTGGTATTGACCGGTACGGTGATCGAACCCGGCAGCGTTTATGCCGGTGTGCCGGCGCGCCGCGTGAAGGGCGTGACTCCCGAGCAGGTGCGCGATATCATCGAACGCACGGCGCGCGATTATATGATGTACGCTTCGTGGTATAAAGAATAGACATAATGCTCCAGGGCAATTGAGGCGGATATTTCATGCATTTATCGTGAAATA
This window encodes:
- a CDS encoding gamma carbonic anhydrase family protein, with protein sequence MAIIKSVRGFTPVIGENTFLADNATVIGDATIGRDCSIWFSAVVRGDVNKITIGDRVNIQDGAVIHTLYQRSVTEIGNDVSIGHNANVHGAKIEDKCLIGMGATVLDHAVVGTGSIVAANSLVLTGTVIEPGSVYAGVPARRVKGVTPEQVRDIIERTARDYMMYASWYKE